Part of the Quercus robur chromosome 5, dhQueRobu3.1, whole genome shotgun sequence genome, CCTTGCCTTTCTTGCTCGCCTTTAGGAGGTCACACCCTTACTCCAAGCATCCTCTCTCCATGTGTGTACATTTCAAGACAAAAGAAACAAGCCAGCagacaagcaaagaaacaaatggAAGGGAAAGCATGCTAAAGACAAGTTAGGAAAAGATGCCAAACAGgggcaaacaaacatgtgaagcaCACGAAGAGGCAAAgaaacatgttatcaaacaaaaagaGGGTGTCCTAGGAGGACAAATGCAAGTTTGGATCAGGTGTCCATAGTTCCATTGGATTGGAGTACGAACAACACAgaatcatgcatgaacatgtaggcaagtgtgcaaagatgcaaagaagaaaagaaagccaaatGAGTGGCACAAGGCAAGCATATCAACATCGCACGGAGTGGAGAAATGTGTGAATCAAGCACCCCAACACCACGGAGGTGTATCTCACAagtggttacatccaaacaagcccTAGGAGGGACAGATGCAACCACACAAGCAAGTGGTCCCAAGGACTGACAATCACCAGCCAACGGAGGGCGCaaagcatggcaaagcctagatctagagaggctaacatggagataaagcatagaagcaagcaagcaaacatAGACATGCAATGGAAAttatccaaaccctttgatataggcctaggtgtacggatgtaggcctagaccacaggatctagatctacaccccATTAATAAGGGCCAAAAtgcaagaaagagagatatcAAAGGACAAAAAGAGCTAAAGTAGCACATGGCATAGCAACCAACATAGATTCGAGCACACAAGCATGGCAAGGAGCATATAAGCACATAGATCTAAGTATAGGGACATAGATCTAAGCActaacatgtagatctaagcataaacaaGGCAAAGAACACATAGGAaggtagatctaagcataaacatggcaaGGAGCACAAAATCATAtggatctaagcacaaacattaaatttagacatatcctagcctaagaaggctaggccaacaaCATCAAAGCGATAAATCATGGCATAAGCAAGGAAACATGCTACAAAAACTATAAAGACATGCTAGGAAGTAAGAACATGCTGGGAAAAGAAATAGAAGCATTTTATTAAGCAAGATAAAGCTAGGAAAAGCTCTAAAGAGAAAAAGGTGtggattgtagctaaaaagctacatcaacacccctaaacctcaaatccaaggtatggAATCAAGGAGAGGAAGATCGGAtgcaagaacactaccttgATGATTGTAGAGAAAAGAGGAGAATCTAAGGTGTTTGAAGGTGTTTGGATGTGTTTGGGAAAGAAATTagagaggggagagagagaatctgcACAGAAACTGCCCaaaaccctttcttttttttttttttttttggcaaaatgaGGGGTTTGGGGGCATTTATACTGGAAAAATGACCCTTCGGCTTCTGGCGCACCTTGTAGGGCCACCAGCCACCCTGCTGACATTAGCAGTTTCGACCTTTTCTTGGTTCAACTTTGGACACATATTTGAAGGTCTTCCCAAACACGGATTGAGCTGATCTTGGTGTCCTTGGAAATCCctagatgtctagtttctagaACACTAAATAAATTGACAATTCGATAGTCGAATAAAAAGTTATGACCTTGAGACGCGTGCTGACGTGCTTTTCACGATTTTCTAAATATCTCAACCGTTTTAACTCCAATTTTGACCCATAAATAGTTGTTGGAAAgagaatttgataattttcGCAATGGTACTGGTCTCAACCCATTCTGACAgttggatcaaaattagggtttctagtaTCTAAGGTCAACCTCAGGTCAAAGTTGGCAAAAATCACCGAGTAGCTCGggtttgatgtagaaacatgaaaaatgtcattttgggATGATTTTGACTGTATTTTACTTTTGGTCAAACCTAGGTTGaccaggggcattttggtctATTTGGCTTGAAATGGCACTTTGAGTGCTTCGATGCCCAAACAGGTTGCGTCACGTGAATTTAGATGTTTCCATGGTCCCATGTtgaaaagataatattttttgaattttcaaggtCTGGCACACAAATCGAGGGCAGACAAAATACTGTCTATAAGCCCCTTTCAAAATGCCTAGCCTTCTTTCCTTCTATGTCAACCATGTATGGAGCAAAGCAGGATAATTCAGCAAATTTCCGCTCATACTCATACATTGATTGAGTACCTTGTGCTATGTTAACGAACTCAGCTTCCTTTTGGACCATCAAACTATCAGGAGAATACCTCTTACGAAAGAGTTCAACAAAATGCTGCCAAGTTATAGCTTCTCTCCCAAGTGTCCTCTCTGTGGACTTCCACCACTCCAATGCATCACATTTCAATACAAAAATAGCAAGGATAACTCGTTGCTCATCACTAACCTCTattgccctaaagagcctttcTATCTCCTTAAGCCAATTATCAGTCTCTATTGGATCCTTTATACACTTGAAAGCAGGTGGGTCAAGCTTTCTAAACTTCTCCAGAGCACTAGTCGGATTGGTGGCTCCCACTTGATGTTGCACTATATTGGTTAAGCCACAAATGGCTTTAATAATAACCTAAAGATTAGCAGTTCTTattgataccgtattttgtccgCCCTTGATTTGCCTGTCAGAccccaaaaaatccaaaaatatcattttctctccataGGTCCACAAGAGCATCCAAAACGTAGTGGCAAAACCTGTTTCGGCACCGGAGCACTTGAAGTGCCTTTTTTcagctaaaatgaccaaaatgcccctagtcaacCCTAGGTTTGACCAAAAACCA contains:
- the LOC126728153 gene encoding uncharacterized protein LOC126728153 encodes the protein MELENPTVGSKVMTLEMQHQVGATNPTSALEKFRKLDPPAFKCIKDPIETDNWLKEIERLFRAIEVSDEQRVILAIFVLKCDALEWWKSTERTLGREAITWQHFVELFRKRYSPDSLMVQKEAEFVNIAQGTQSMYEYERKFAELSCFAPYMVDIEGKKARHFERGL